A stretch of the Aspergillus puulaauensis MK2 DNA, chromosome 6, nearly complete sequence genome encodes the following:
- the SNF12 gene encoding SWIB/MDM2 domain-containing protein (BUSCO:EOG09262IY3;~COG:B,K;~EggNog:ENOG410PNDZ;~InterPro:IPR036885,IPR003121,IPR019835;~PFAM:PF02201;~go_function: GO:0005515 - protein binding [Evidence IEA]): protein MNAPPMPPGYGRGFPQGAQRSPATPRRGPQAPGGAMPVPMPQHAMPPQYMAPQRNLQHQNDAALRRGRKPTDKNIPDGVKDVIVGEGVQQYKSLRDLEKRLDAAIVRKRLDIQDSISKTVKKYRTMRIWVSNTVEGQPWQTGQNGAIPGTTPGSGRYKVQIEGRLLDDDSDLAASDSEGEDNAQENGDAMEEDGADGKKSASKRSKQRFSQFFKTITIDFDKPPSTSSDETKTITWAKPQLPQNTANLPPNADFDSIQFSRATQENLNVTVSLVRDETPERYKLSKELAEVLDVEEETRSGIVLGIWDYIRAMGLQEDEEKRLVRCDDRLRAIFGRDQMFFPQIPESIGPHTSPLDPIKLPYTIRVDEEFHKDPTPTVYDIQVAVEDPLRSKMLALTQNPQYTAGMRQITQLDDQVALIVQALTHSRAKHSFFTALSKDPAAFVRRWINSQRRDLETILGEATRGGGEDASGPEFRRGGSDSVWDTVVAHEAVRYMLAKPEAVMGR from the exons ATGAACGCCCCCCCGATGCCGCCCGGCTACGGTCGTGGCTTCCCCCAGGGCGCCCAGCGTTCTCCTGCCACGCCTCGTCGCGGACCTCAAGCTCCAG GTGGTGCGATGCCCGTTCCAATGCCCCAGCACGCCATGCCCCCTCAGTACATGGCGCCTCAGCGTAACCTACAGCACCAGAATGATGCCGCTCTTCGTCGCGGTCGCAAGCCTACAGACAAGAATATTCCCGATGGTGTCAAAGATGTTATCGTCGGAGAAGGTGTACAGCAGTATAAAAGTCTACGCGACCTGGAAAAGCGTCTAGATGCGGCTATTGTGCGCAAGAGGTTGGACATTCAAGACTCGATTAGTAAAACAGTAAAGAAATACCGGACGATGCGAATCTGGGTCTCGAATACGGTGGAAGGCCAGCCCTGGCAGACGGGCCAAAATGGCGCTATTCCAGGAACCACCCCTGGTTCTGGCCGCTACAAGGTGCAGATAGAGGGTCGGCTGTTGGATGATGACAGTGATCTTGCGGCCTCAGACAGCGAGGGCGAAGACAATGCACAAGAGAACGGGGATGCAATGGAGGAGGACGGTGCCGATGGCAAAAAGTCAGCTTCTAAGCGGTCGAAGCAACGCTTTTCACAATTCTTCAAAACGATCACCATCGATTTCGACAAGCCCCCCTCAACAAGCTCTGATGAGACGAAGACTATAACTTGGGCAAAGCCCCAATTACCACAGAACACCGCCAACCTACCGCCCAACGCAGACTTTGATAGCATTCAGTTCTCCCGCGCAACGCAGGAAAATTTGAATGTTACTGTCAGCCTTGTCAGGGATGAAACTCCCGAGCGGTATAAGTTGAGCAaggagctggctgaggtGCTTGATGTCGAGGAAGAGACCAGAAGTGGAATTGTTTTGGGTATCTGGGACTATATCCGCGCCATGGGGCTacaggaagacgaggagaagcggcTAGTACGCTGTGATGACCGTCTACGAGCC ATTTTCGGTAGAGACCAGATGTTCTTCCCTCAAATTCCGGAAAGCATTGGCCCTCACACTAGTCCCCTTGACCCCATCAAGCTACCTTACACAATCCGCGTGGATGAAGAATTCCACAAAGACCCCACACCAACTGTCTACGATATTCAAGTCGCAGTCGAAGACCCCCTTCGCTCCAAAATGCTAGCTCTAACTCAAAACCCTCAGTACACTGCTGGTATGCGCCAAATCACTCAGCTGGATGACCAGGTCGCCCTCATCGTCCAAGCCCTCACACATTCACGCGCGAAACATTCATTCTTCACTGCGCTTAGCAAAGACCCTGCCGCATTCGTACGTCGCTGGATCAACTCTCAGCGCAGAGACCTCGAGACGATTCTCGGCGAAGCTACTCGCGGCGGTGGCGAGGACGCCAGTGGACCGGAGTTCCGGCGTGGTGGTTCAGACAGCGTTTGGGACACGGTTGTTGCTCATGAGGCGGTGCGATACATGCTTGCTAAACCGGAGGCTGTTATGGGTCGGTGA
- the RPN6 gene encoding proteasome regulatory particle lid subunit RPN6 (BUSCO:EOG092630YS;~COG:O;~EggNog:ENOG410PJ50;~InterPro:IPR036390,IPR040773,IPR000717,IPR040780;~PFAM:PF18055,PF18503,PF01399), with product MAPSSEAAQRIEEARALAKTDPKKAEAIYKDTLAKGPGSSEKSSRDYENALIGLGELYRDEKKPQEIADLIKTSRDSFSSFAKAKTAKLVRQLLDLFSEIPNTLDIQISVIQTCIEWAVAERRSFLRQNLETRLVAIYMQKQSYYDALNLINSLLRELKRLDDKLMLVEVQLLESRVYHALGNQAKARAALTASRTSAASVYTPPNLQASLDMQSGMLHAEDKDFNTSYSYFIEALEGYSSLDEGEKATAALQYMLLCKIMLNLVDDVTTLLGSKQAQKYASPRLEAMKAVARAHANRSLEEYEKALSDYRFELGSDVFIRNHLRRLYDAMLEQNLIKVIEPFSRVELDHVAKMVGLDTQQVERKLSQMILDKVIIGVLDQGAGCLIVYDETERDQGYDAALDTVAKLSNVVEELYTNQASQLE from the exons ATGGCTCCTTCCTCTGAGGCCGCTCAGCGGATAGAGGAAGCTCGAGCTCTCGCAAAGACGGATCCTAAGAAAGCTGAGGCTATCTACAAAGATACTCTTGCAAAAGGCCCTGGGTCCTCCGAAAAGTCGTCGCGTGATTACGAAAATGCGTTGATCGGATTGGGAGAGCTCTACCGGGACGAGAAGAAGCCGCAGGAGATTGCAGACCTGATCAAAACAAGTCGGGATTCTTTTTCGTCGTTCGCCAAAGCAAAGACAGCGAAGCTAG TACGCCAGTTGCTCGACTTGTTTAGCGAGATACCAAACACCCTTGATATTCAAATTTCCGTCATCCAAACCTGCATCGAATGGGCCGTGGCCGAACGCCGGTCCTTCCTTCGACAGAACCTCGAGACTCGGTTGGTGGCTATATACatgcagaagcagagctatTACGACGCTCTTAACCTGATCAACTCGCTTCTCCGGGAATTGAAACGGCTCGATGACAAGCTTATGCTAGTTGAAGTGCAGTTGCTGGAGTCGCGGGTATACCATGCGCTTGGAAACCAAGCCAAGGCGCGTGCTGCTTTGACCGCTTCACGGACTTCGGCTGCTTCTGTCTACACACCTCCGAATCTACAGGCTAGTCTGGATATGCAGAGTGGTATGCTGCATGCCGAGGACAAAGACTTCAACACCTCATACTCCTACTTCATTGAGGCTCTAGAAGGCTACAGCTCCctggacgagggagagaaggCGACAGCGGCTCTCCAATACATGCTGCTTTGTAAGATCATGCTGAACTTGGTGGACGACGTGACGACTCTCCTAGGCTCCAAGCAAGCCCAGAAATATGCCAGTCCACGACTTGAGGCCATGAAAGCAGTTGCGCGAGCTCATGCCAACCGCTCGCTTGAAGAGTACGAGAAGGCGCTCTCGGATTATCGGTTCGAGCTAGGAAGCGATGTGTTCATCCGTAACCACCTTCGCCGACTCTACGACGCTATGTTGGAACAAAACCTCATCAAGGTCATTGAGCCATTCAGCCGCGTTGAATTGGATCATGTTGCCAAAATGGTGGGGTTGGACACACAGCAGGTGGAAAGAAAGCTTTCACAGATGATTCTGGACAAAGTTATCATTGGAGTGCTAGATCAAGGCGCAGGATGCTTGATCGTATATGACGAAACTGAGCGCGACCAAGGATACGACGCCGCACTGGACACCGTTGCGAAACTGAGTAATGTCGTGGAGGAGCTGTACACTAACCAAGCATCACAACTGGAGTAA
- the SOF1 gene encoding rRNA-processing protein SOF1 (COG:A;~EggNog:ENOG410PGD7;~InterPro:IPR036322,IPR007287,IPR015943,IPR001680, IPR020472,IPR017986;~PFAM:PF04158,PF00400;~go_function: GO:0005515 - protein binding [Evidence IEA]), with protein MKIKALSRSSASQQTPGTAVVRQPRNLDPSQHPFERAREYTRALNAVKMERLFAAPFLGQMGEGHVDGVYTMAKDPGSLDRFASGSGDGVVKVWDLTTQGEVWDNTAHENIVKGVCWTPDRKLLSCAADKTIKLFDPYNSSSEAPPLATYLGQGAFTSLTHHRDQPFFAASSSQISIYDLSRPSSTPSQTLHWPTSVDTITSVAFNQTETSVLASTAIDRSVILYDLRTSSPLSKLVLRLASNAISWNPMEAFNFAVANEDHNVYMFDMRKMDRALNVLKDHVAAVMDVDFSPTGEELVSASYDRTIRLWNRATGHSRDIYHTQRMQRVFSTKFTPDNKYVLSGSDDGNIRLWRANASDRSGIKSARQRTKLEYDQALVQRYSHMPEIKRIKRQRHVPRPIKKAREIKTEELAAIKRREENIRKHAKKSTLRARQSEREKMILTREK; from the exons ATG AAGATCAAAGCTCTTTCCCGATCGTCTGCCTCGCAGCAGACACCCGGTACAGCTGTGGTTCGGCAACCTCGAAATCTAGACCCGTCCCAGCATCCATTCGAGCGTGCGCGCGAGTATACAAGAGCTCTCAATGCTGTAAAAATGGAGCGTCTTTTCGCTGCCCCCTTCTTGGGCCAGATGGGCGAAGGTCATGTCGATGGTGTTTACACAATGGCCAAGGACCCTGGTTCGTTGGATCGATTTGCTAGTGGGAGTGGTGATGGTGTGGTCAAGGTCTGGGACCTTACAACACAAGGCGAGGTTTGGGACAACACGGCGCACGAGAATATCGTCAAGGGGGTATGCTGGACGCCGGATCGGAAACTGCTTTCTTGCGCTGCCGATAAGACGATTAAACTATTTGACCCATATaactcctcctccgaagCTCCCCCTCTCGCAACATATCTCGGCCAAGGCGCTTTCACTAGTCTCACACACCACCGTGACCAACCGTTTTTCGCTGCATCATCATCTCAAATCTCGATCTACGACCTTTCGCGaccctcctcgacacccTCTCAAACCCTTCACTGGCCGACCAGCGTTGACACGATTACATCAGTCGCCTTCAATCAAACTGAGACCTCGGTCCTTGCGTCGACTGCGATCGACCGCTCTGTCATTCTTTATGATCTCCGCACCTCGTCTCCTCTATCTAAACTGGTGCTGAGATTAGCATCAAACGCTATTTCCTGGAATCCAATGGAAGCGTTCAACTTCGCAGTTGCCAACGAAGACCATAATGTCTATATGTTCGatatgaggaagatggatcGTGCTCTGAATGTTCTCAAAGACCATGTCGCTGCAGTTATGGATGTGGATTTCAGTCCGACGGGCGAAGAGCTTGTTTCAGCCTCGTACGACAGGACGATTCGCTTGTGGAACAGGGCAACTGGTCATTCGCGTGACATTTACCACACGCAGAGAATGCAACG TGTGTTTTCGACCAAGTTTACTCCCGATAATAAATACGTTCTATCTGGTTCGGATGATGGTAACATCCGATTATGGCGTGCCAACGCATCCGACCGCAGTGGGATTAAGAGCGCCCGCCAGAGAACAAAATTGGAATACGACCAAGCCCTTGTCCAGAGGTACTCCCATATGCCAGAGATCAAACGGATCAAACGCCAGCGCCACGTTCCTCGACCTATCAAGAAGGCTCGTGAGATTAAGACTGAGGAGCTTGCGGCTATTAAGAGACGCGAGGAGAACATCCGGAAGCATGCTAAGAAGAGCACTCTGCGTGCGAGACAGAGCGAGCGTGAAAAGATGATTCTAACACGGGAGAAATAG